In the Streptomyces sp. WMMC940 genome, GATCAACATCACGGGCTCGTTCGTCCTGGGGCTCTTCGTGGGCCTCTTGGCGCGGCACGGGCTTCCTGAGCAAGTCCTGACGATCGTCGGTGCGGGCTTCTGCGGGGCCTACACGACCTTCTCCACGTTCAGCTACGAGCTGGTCCGCCTGTGCGAGCAGGGCAGGGTCGGGAAATCGCTGCTGTACGGCGCGTCCAGCCTCGCGGTGGGATTGCCCGCGGCTGCGGCCGGGTTTGCCGCCGGGACGTTCTGAGACCGCAGTCGGCCCGTCCTGAGAACGCCGTCCGGGGAACAGCGCGGCCCGGATGTCCGGGACTTGACACGCGGATTCGCGAGTCGTCTCCTGGAAGGAGAAGGAACACGTCGTGGCACACGCTGATCAGAGCGACCGCCACACTTTATCTGGTTTGCCAGCACCCACCGGCACCCGGAGGCTGCTGATGGCAACCTATGAATACCTATGCAGCCGTTGCGGGCCTTTCGACGTGAAGTTGGCGATCGGGACAGCGCCCACCCATCACGGCTGCCCTGTTTGCACGGGCACCGCGCGACGCGTGTACTCCTCGCCCGGCCTCGCGCTGACCTCGCACACGGTCGCCGCCCTCCACGAGCGGGACGAGCGCTCCCGTGACGCCCCGGCAGTGGTTTCCGAAGTGCCGCCGGGCGAAAGGGTGCCACGGCGCCCCCATCCCGCCCTCTCGCGGTTGCCGCGACCCTGAGGGCGGTGGT is a window encoding:
- the crcB gene encoding fluoride efflux transporter CrcB; translated protein: MITLLGVGAAAALGAVARYVLDQYVQYRKPGAFPRGTWLINITGSFVLGLFVGLLARHGLPEQVLTIVGAGFCGAYTTFSTFSYELVRLCEQGRVGKSLLYGASSLAVGLPAAAAGFAAGTF
- a CDS encoding FmdB family zinc ribbon protein, with product MATYEYLCSRCGPFDVKLAIGTAPTHHGCPVCTGTARRVYSSPGLALTSHTVAALHERDERSRDAPAVVSEVPPGERVPRRPHPALSRLPRP